The following coding sequences are from one Streptomyces sp. NBC_01294 window:
- a CDS encoding LLM class F420-dependent oxidoreductase, translated as MRLGLALGYWGRGPNPAHLDLATEAENLGYDSVWTAEAWGSDAFTPLTWIAAHTSRIRLGTAIAQMAARTPTATAMHALTLDHLSGGRMMLGLGLSGPQVVEGWYGRPFPASPLTATREYVDVIRQVLRREGPVALDGRFHSHPYRGEDGTGIGKPLKPITHPLRADLPVLLGAEGPKNIAQTTRIADGWLPLYWSPTRTDVYQASLADVPEGFMIAPMARAKVCDDVSEGLLPVKAMLGFYIGGMGHAARNFHADLMARMGYEEEARRIQELFLAGRKEEAVLAVPDAFADEISLIGPRERIAERLELWRKGPVTDLLLTAPDPHTLRVLAELNS; from the coding sequence ATGCGCCTCGGACTCGCACTCGGCTACTGGGGCCGCGGCCCCAACCCGGCCCACCTCGACCTCGCCACCGAGGCCGAGAACCTCGGCTACGACTCGGTGTGGACCGCCGAGGCCTGGGGCTCGGACGCGTTCACCCCGCTGACCTGGATCGCCGCGCACACCTCGCGGATCCGCCTCGGCACCGCCATCGCCCAGATGGCCGCCCGCACCCCGACCGCCACCGCCATGCACGCCCTCACCCTGGACCACCTCTCCGGCGGCCGGATGATGCTGGGGCTCGGACTGTCCGGGCCGCAGGTGGTCGAGGGCTGGTACGGGCGCCCCTTCCCCGCGAGCCCGCTCACCGCGACCCGCGAGTACGTCGACGTCATCCGCCAAGTGCTGCGCCGCGAGGGCCCGGTCGCACTGGACGGCCGCTTCCACAGCCACCCGTACCGCGGCGAGGACGGCACCGGCATCGGCAAGCCCCTCAAGCCCATCACCCACCCGCTGCGCGCGGACCTGCCGGTGCTGCTGGGCGCCGAGGGCCCGAAGAACATCGCCCAGACGACACGGATCGCGGACGGCTGGCTGCCCCTGTACTGGTCGCCGACCCGCACCGACGTGTACCAGGCCTCGCTGGCGGACGTACCCGAGGGCTTCATGATCGCGCCGATGGCCCGCGCCAAGGTCTGCGACGACGTCTCCGAGGGACTGCTCCCGGTCAAGGCGATGCTCGGCTTCTACATCGGCGGCATGGGCCACGCGGCCCGCAACTTCCACGCCGACCTGATGGCCCGGATGGGCTACGAGGAGGAGGCCCGCCGCATCCAGGAGCTGTTCCTCGCCGGGCGCAAGGAAGAGGCCGTCCTGGCCGTCCCGGACGCGTTCGCCGACGAGATCTCCCTCATCGGCCCCCGCGAGCGGATCGCCGAACGCCTGGAGCTGTGGCGCAAGGGCCCGGTCACCGACCTCCTCCTCACGGCCCCGGACCCCCACACCCTGCGCGTCCTGGCGGAGCTCAACAGCTAG
- a CDS encoding N-acetylmuramoyl-L-alanine amidase, with the protein MRKDHSPPPPESGSSVSPDRPWFTRRSTLVVGVAALAPACLAGWVLTQVMTGAGPDGQQPRPAPLPASHSALSPGQRDAKPGATPSQSPSTSPTASASTPVAAAPAKGSLTGRTVVIDPGHNTGNFKHTDEINQQVDIGTNRKECDTTGTTTNSGYMEAEFTLDVSQRLRAALEAQGAKVVLTHQADRPWGPCITERARIGNEANADAVVSVHADGVSAGSRGFHVILPAKVKSGAADTAKIVGPSRELGERIAGNFARTTGSAPANYLGGGTGLVVRDDLGGLNLSTRPKVFIECGNMRDAKDAAQMTSPEWRQKAAQGIADGIVGFLGG; encoded by the coding sequence GTGCGCAAAGACCACAGCCCCCCGCCCCCCGAGTCCGGCTCCTCGGTCAGCCCGGACCGGCCCTGGTTCACCCGACGCTCCACGCTCGTCGTCGGGGTCGCGGCGCTCGCCCCGGCCTGCCTGGCGGGCTGGGTGCTGACGCAGGTGATGACCGGGGCCGGGCCGGACGGGCAGCAGCCCCGGCCGGCTCCTCTGCCCGCCTCGCACTCGGCCCTGTCGCCGGGCCAGCGGGACGCGAAGCCCGGCGCCACCCCGAGCCAGAGCCCGAGTACGAGTCCCACCGCGAGCGCGAGCACGCCCGTGGCCGCCGCTCCCGCCAAGGGCTCGCTCACCGGCCGGACCGTGGTCATCGACCCCGGCCACAACACCGGCAACTTCAAGCACACCGACGAGATCAACCAGCAGGTCGACATCGGCACGAACCGCAAGGAGTGCGACACCACCGGCACCACCACCAACTCCGGTTACATGGAGGCGGAGTTCACCCTCGACGTGTCCCAGCGCCTGCGGGCCGCCCTGGAGGCCCAGGGCGCGAAGGTGGTCCTCACCCACCAGGCCGACCGCCCGTGGGGCCCCTGCATCACCGAGCGCGCCCGCATCGGCAACGAGGCGAACGCCGACGCCGTCGTCTCGGTCCACGCCGACGGCGTGTCCGCGGGCAGCCGCGGCTTCCACGTCATCCTCCCGGCCAAGGTCAAGAGCGGCGCAGCGGACACCGCGAAGATCGTCGGACCCTCCCGCGAGCTCGGCGAGCGGATCGCCGGGAACTTCGCCCGCACCACCGGATCCGCCCCCGCCAACTACCTGGGCGGCGGCACCGGTTTGGTCGTCCGCGACGACCTCGGCGGACTGAACCTGTCAACTCGGCCCAAGGTGTTCATCGAATGCGGCAACATGCGTGACGCCAAGGACGCGGCGCAGATGACGAGTCCGGAGTGGCGGCAGAAGGCGGCCCAGGGCATCGCGGACGGCATCGTCGGCTTCTTGGGCGGGTAG
- a CDS encoding AraC family transcriptional regulator: MSGISAVGPEAENADRGLLFRGSDVEELSDLIRVRFAPHRLSVLDDHPLDGCFRRLHEGAVAIYELGYGSEVDITPEAPLDFYNIHVPLAGGGAVTVNGKTLSSPLSIAGPEQKLTMRWSHDSVNRSLIIPRQVVDQALAVRLGDQPQKPLDFAPVFDDRADPVTAWLNVVKHFAEFADSALAARSPLAIRHFEQLLVNGLLDAQPHMLSEAVAGHGCVALPSAVRRAAVFCAEHAGEPVSVADMAQAARVGVRSLREGFRTHMDTTPLAYLRSVRLDLARRDLLAVAEGRVSQTVTDVALRWGFTHLGRFTGHYRKAYGETPSQTVRSAHPVR; this comes from the coding sequence ATGTCCGGCATCAGCGCAGTGGGTCCGGAGGCCGAGAACGCAGACCGGGGCCTCCTCTTCCGGGGGAGCGACGTCGAGGAGCTCAGTGACCTGATACGCGTGCGGTTCGCGCCCCATCGATTATCGGTCCTGGACGATCATCCGCTCGACGGCTGCTTCCGGCGTCTGCACGAAGGGGCGGTCGCGATCTACGAGCTGGGGTACGGCTCGGAGGTCGACATCACGCCCGAAGCACCGCTGGACTTCTACAACATCCATGTCCCGCTCGCAGGCGGCGGCGCCGTCACCGTGAACGGGAAGACGCTCTCCTCCCCGCTCAGCATCGCGGGACCGGAACAGAAGCTGACGATGCGCTGGAGCCACGACAGCGTGAACCGGTCCCTGATCATCCCGCGCCAGGTCGTCGACCAGGCCCTCGCCGTCCGGCTCGGCGACCAGCCGCAGAAGCCCCTGGACTTCGCTCCGGTCTTCGACGACCGGGCGGACCCGGTGACGGCGTGGCTGAACGTGGTGAAGCACTTCGCCGAATTCGCCGACTCCGCCCTCGCCGCCCGTTCGCCACTGGCGATCCGGCACTTCGAGCAGCTCCTCGTGAACGGCCTGCTGGACGCACAGCCCCACATGCTCAGCGAGGCGGTGGCGGGCCACGGCTGCGTCGCCCTGCCCAGTGCCGTACGGCGTGCGGCGGTCTTCTGCGCCGAACACGCCGGCGAACCCGTATCGGTGGCCGACATGGCGCAGGCCGCCCGGGTCGGCGTCCGGAGCCTGAGGGAGGGCTTCCGGACGCACATGGACACCACTCCGCTGGCGTATCTGCGCAGTGTGCGGCTGGACCTCGCGCGCCGCGACCTCCTCGCGGTCGCCGAAGGCCGTGTCTCGCAGACCGTCACCGATGTGGCGCTGCGCTGGGGTTTCACGCATCTCGGCCGCTTCACCGGACACTATCGCAAAGCCTATGGGGAGACCCCTTCGCAGACGGTGCGCAGCGCCCACCCGGTCCGGTGA
- a CDS encoding RICIN domain-containing protein, with product MQLKRTLAVGASVFALSLFLAPASATALEGGTGDSASTALLAQFIEGGGTADLALQAEPAIGVIYNAPSGKCLEISNSSKANGARAQQWACNGQAGSKWGMADAGGGTYYLVNANSGKCLEIENSSTANGARAQQWDCKGQAGSKWKFYVHSGNAATIVNAKSGKCLEVENSSSANGARVQQWTCNGQVGSYWR from the coding sequence ATGCAGCTCAAGCGAACCCTTGCCGTCGGCGCGTCCGTCTTCGCCCTGTCCCTGTTCCTCGCACCGGCGTCGGCGACGGCGCTGGAAGGCGGGACCGGCGACAGCGCCTCGACGGCGCTCCTGGCCCAGTTCATAGAGGGGGGCGGGACGGCGGACCTCGCCCTCCAGGCCGAGCCCGCCATCGGCGTCATCTACAACGCGCCGAGCGGCAAGTGTCTGGAGATCTCGAACTCCTCCAAGGCCAACGGTGCACGGGCCCAGCAGTGGGCCTGCAACGGCCAGGCCGGCTCGAAGTGGGGCATGGCCGACGCGGGTGGCGGCACCTACTACCTCGTCAACGCCAACAGCGGAAAGTGTCTGGAGATCGAGAACTCCTCCACCGCCAACGGTGCGCGGGCCCAGCAGTGGGACTGCAAGGGCCAGGCCGGCTCGAAGTGGAAGTTCTACGTCCACAGTGGCAACGCCGCGACGATCGTCAATGCCAAGAGCGGCAAGTGCCTGGAGGTCGAGAACTCCTCCAGCGCCAATGGCGCGCGGGTCCAGCAGTGGACCTGCAACGGACAGGTCGGATCGTACTGGCGCTGA
- a CDS encoding class I SAM-dependent methyltransferase, producing MAAHPKPETLAAFEAAKGFMPVREGLALYEAAAAAAALRLPLLEVGTYCGRSTILLADAAREAGVAAITVDHHRGSEEQQPGWEYHDPTVVDPEIGLMDTLPTFRRTLHKAGLEDHVIAIVGRSPQVAAAWGGKLGFAFIDGGHTDEHATGDYEGWAPHVAEGGTLVIHDVFPDPADGGQAPYRIYLRALASGAFEEISVTDSLRVLRRTGSGI from the coding sequence ATGGCCGCCCACCCCAAGCCGGAGACCCTCGCCGCCTTCGAGGCCGCCAAGGGGTTCATGCCCGTACGGGAGGGCCTCGCCCTGTACGAGGCGGCCGCGGCCGCGGCGGCGCTCCGGCTGCCGCTGCTGGAGGTCGGGACGTACTGCGGGCGCTCCACCATCCTGCTGGCCGACGCCGCCCGCGAGGCCGGCGTGGCGGCGATCACCGTCGACCACCACCGCGGCAGCGAGGAGCAGCAGCCCGGCTGGGAGTACCACGACCCGACCGTCGTGGACCCGGAGATCGGCCTGATGGACACCCTGCCCACCTTCCGCCGGACCCTGCACAAGGCCGGTCTCGAAGACCACGTGATCGCGATCGTCGGCCGTTCCCCGCAGGTCGCCGCGGCCTGGGGCGGCAAGCTCGGCTTCGCCTTCATCGACGGCGGCCACACCGACGAGCACGCCACCGGCGACTACGAGGGCTGGGCCCCGCACGTCGCGGAGGGCGGCACGCTCGTCATCCACGACGTGTTCCCGGATCCGGCCGACGGCGGCCAGGCCCCGTACCGGATCTACCTGCGGGCCCTCGCCTCCGGCGCCTTCGAGGAGATCTCCGTCACCGACTCGCTGCGCGTGCTGCGCCGCACCGGGTCGGGCATCTAG
- a CDS encoding helix-turn-helix domain-containing protein, translated as MVSMRDLDPSASPLDYYGYELRRLREAAGLKQAQLGEIIYCTGSLIGQVENTKRVPTRDFSERVDAALGTDGHFSRLVGLVLRSQLPTWFQAYAEMEARAAYLSTYQAQLVDGLLQTEAYARAVLGVWSEENLDARAAARMERQRILDRENPPLMWVVLNEAVLHQEIGGREVMRNQLTHLLALRRREWVQVQILPFEAGAHAGQPGSFSLLRFDDDPDIVYTEDFVQGHMTANPQALREGSLRYDHLQAAALSLEESAVRIARVMEERYGDHPEPDGHTVA; from the coding sequence ATGGTCAGCATGCGCGATCTCGATCCGAGTGCCTCGCCACTGGACTACTACGGCTACGAACTCCGGCGCCTGAGAGAGGCTGCCGGGCTGAAGCAGGCGCAGCTGGGCGAGATCATCTACTGCACGGGTTCGCTGATCGGTCAGGTGGAGAACACGAAGCGGGTGCCTACCCGGGACTTCTCGGAGCGGGTGGACGCGGCGCTGGGGACGGACGGGCACTTCTCCCGGCTGGTGGGGCTGGTCCTGCGAAGCCAGTTGCCGACGTGGTTCCAGGCCTATGCGGAAATGGAGGCCCGGGCGGCGTATCTCTCGACCTACCAGGCCCAGTTGGTGGATGGACTGCTGCAGACGGAGGCGTATGCGCGTGCAGTTCTAGGAGTGTGGAGCGAAGAAAACCTCGACGCCAGGGCGGCAGCTCGGATGGAGCGTCAGCGCATCCTCGACCGCGAGAATCCGCCACTGATGTGGGTGGTGCTGAACGAGGCCGTTCTGCACCAGGAGATCGGCGGCCGGGAGGTCATGCGGAATCAACTCACCCACTTGTTGGCCCTGCGGAGGCGAGAGTGGGTGCAGGTACAGATCCTGCCTTTCGAGGCGGGCGCCCACGCGGGACAGCCGGGCTCGTTCAGCCTCCTGCGGTTCGACGACGACCCGGACATTGTTTATACCGAGGACTTCGTGCAGGGCCATATGACGGCCAATCCGCAGGCTCTCAGGGAAGGTTCGCTCCGTTACGATCACTTGCAGGCCGCCGCACTCTCGTTGGAGGAATCGGCGGTGCGGATCGCCCGCGTAATGGAGGAACGCTATGGAGATCATCCAGAACCTGACGGGCACACGGTGGCGTAA
- a CDS encoding DUF397 domain-containing protein yields the protein MEIIQNLTGTRWRKSSYSSDTGGQCVECAPLGTAAWRKASYSGDTGGNCVEVAAQPCLVAVRDSKNPEGPVFTVRPAAFAAFVRAVSV from the coding sequence ATGGAGATCATCCAGAACCTGACGGGCACACGGTGGCGTAAGTCTTCGTACAGCTCCGATACCGGCGGTCAGTGCGTCGAGTGCGCCCCGCTCGGTACCGCTGCCTGGCGCAAGGCCTCGTACAGCGGTGACACAGGAGGCAATTGCGTCGAGGTCGCCGCACAGCCCTGCCTCGTCGCCGTCCGGGACTCCAAGAACCCCGAGGGGCCCGTCTTCACCGTCCGCCCTGCGGCTTTCGCCGCGTTCGTGAGGGCCGTCTCTGTATGA
- a CDS encoding serine/threonine-protein kinase gives MERMGPGGPTHVGPFEVVGVLGQGGMGRVLLAAGPDGRLVAVKQVLAHFADDEAFRARFRREVTASRKVSGAYTAAVIDADPDASTPWLASVFVAGPSLGAVVKAVGVLPEDVVRRLAAGLTSALAEIHRAGLVHRDLKPDNVLLAEDGVRVIDLGIARVTEGESEGETGLTRTGWVVGSPAYMSPEQAEGKPLTPASDVFSLGSVLALAATGRSPFAGNSTLRTLYDVVHGEPDLSEVPAGLRELVARCLAKDPEARPSPAQLRELIGPVTPAGRQWPAAVYGMLAAQRGEIDGLLGDSPARAPEPSPAPEPVPVPVPVPAPELEPEPEPEPEPVPVPKDDSAVVPEQDAPPPLPEVPPLPPRPTERPTAPSAQPRSPWRGRRRITALVAAAVLLVAGTGVVAYVRDRMNAPVAYTALPTCAGAADTMPLKLRESSLDTRSEEAWGVRTGCTWNGLAKTAAPRALVRWELSLGGDATRNAGAQRARFRVDAAGKSTEPGLDFGTESYWGGASTDWTCVLAVREGNLSVWVGLYESQYTTSACQEKARAVARAALKAAPRR, from the coding sequence ATGGAGCGCATGGGGCCGGGCGGTCCGACGCACGTGGGGCCGTTCGAGGTCGTCGGTGTGCTCGGGCAGGGCGGGATGGGCCGGGTGCTGCTGGCGGCCGGGCCGGACGGGCGGCTCGTCGCCGTCAAGCAGGTGCTCGCGCACTTCGCCGACGACGAGGCCTTCCGGGCCCGTTTCCGCCGTGAGGTCACCGCCTCGCGCAAGGTGTCCGGGGCGTACACGGCGGCCGTGATCGATGCCGACCCGGACGCGTCGACGCCCTGGCTGGCGTCGGTCTTCGTAGCCGGGCCCTCGCTCGGGGCCGTGGTCAAGGCGGTCGGGGTGCTGCCGGAGGACGTCGTGCGCCGCCTCGCCGCGGGGCTGACGTCGGCCCTCGCGGAGATCCACCGGGCCGGGCTCGTCCACCGGGACCTCAAGCCCGACAACGTGCTGCTCGCCGAGGACGGCGTGCGCGTCATCGACCTCGGCATCGCGCGGGTCACGGAGGGCGAGTCCGAGGGCGAGACCGGACTGACGCGTACCGGATGGGTCGTCGGATCGCCCGCGTACATGTCGCCCGAGCAGGCCGAGGGCAAGCCGCTCACGCCCGCCAGTGACGTCTTCTCGCTCGGTTCCGTGCTGGCCCTGGCGGCGACGGGCCGCAGCCCCTTCGCCGGGAACTCCACCCTCCGCACGCTGTACGACGTGGTGCATGGCGAGCCGGACCTGAGCGAGGTCCCGGCGGGGCTGCGCGAGCTCGTCGCGCGGTGCCTGGCCAAGGACCCGGAGGCCAGGCCGTCCCCGGCGCAGCTGCGCGAGCTGATCGGGCCGGTGACCCCGGCGGGCCGTCAGTGGCCGGCCGCCGTGTACGGGATGCTCGCCGCGCAGCGGGGGGAGATCGACGGGCTGCTCGGCGACAGCCCGGCCCGCGCCCCGGAACCCTCGCCCGCTCCGGAACCCGTACCCGTACCCGTACCCGTACCTGCGCCCGAGCTTGAGCCGGAGCCGGAGCCCGAGCCCGAGCCCGTACCCGTACCGAAGGACGATTCGGCCGTGGTGCCGGAGCAGGACGCGCCGCCGCCCCTCCCGGAGGTTCCGCCGCTCCCTCCGCGTCCGACGGAGCGTCCCACCGCGCCGAGCGCGCAGCCGCGGAGCCCGTGGCGCGGCCGGCGCCGGATCACGGCCCTGGTGGCGGCCGCGGTGCTGCTGGTGGCCGGCACCGGGGTCGTGGCGTACGTACGGGACCGGATGAACGCCCCCGTCGCCTACACGGCGCTTCCCACCTGCGCGGGGGCCGCCGACACCATGCCGTTGAAGCTTCGGGAGTCCTCGCTCGACACGCGCTCCGAGGAGGCCTGGGGCGTGCGCACGGGCTGCACCTGGAACGGGCTCGCCAAGACCGCCGCGCCCCGCGCCCTGGTCCGCTGGGAACTCAGCCTCGGCGGGGACGCGACGCGCAACGCGGGCGCCCAGCGGGCCCGCTTCCGGGTGGACGCGGCCGGCAAGAGCACGGAACCGGGCCTGGACTTCGGGACGGAGTCCTATTGGGGCGGTGCGAGCACCGACTGGACGTGCGTCCTCGCCGTGCGCGAGGGCAACCTCTCCGTCTGGGTGGGCCTGTACGAGAGCCAGTACACGACGTCGGCCTGCCAGGAGAAGGCGAGAGCGGTCGCCCGCGCCGCACTGAAGGCCGCCCCGCGCCGCTGA
- a CDS encoding serine/threonine-protein kinase translates to MERSELSASEFVGPFRTVAVLGRGGMGRVVLGVGPDGRYVAVKQVHAELAEDEGFRARFRREVDASRRVAGGYTAAVIDADPDAEMPWLASQFVPGPSLSQAVDAAGPLPEEAVRRLAAGLAHALADVHRAGLIHRDLKPSNVLLAEDGVRVIDFGIVRAVGDQTRITHAGALIGSPVYMSPEQALGRELTPAADVFSLGATLVMACTGKPPFAGSSVPRILHEVVHSEPELGDVPAGLRGIIAHCLAKDPADRPTPGELLSAVGELAPSARPWPEAVNTLVHEPLAVTGGLVGGTTAPQTSSRWRRPWPRPLIVVVAVAGVVAAVGLTVGRSFLGDTYREFIADVRSTGLAQKQDKYPAAPPSCQQVGDKLRVPSGFGQVAGFGPVEKYGSAYARCTWTNRTGDEIEAEWRFFSTGQGEGTGAEQAKWLYEHSYERGRTRRDLDLGFADEGLWQKPQGDGYPNCRLYVREVNMVAKVAVTGPRYPSGTCEAVARELAASVVESVGS, encoded by the coding sequence ATGGAGAGATCAGAGCTGTCCGCGTCGGAGTTCGTGGGGCCGTTCCGGACGGTCGCCGTGCTCGGCCGGGGCGGGATGGGCCGGGTGGTGCTGGGGGTGGGGCCGGACGGGCGGTACGTCGCGGTCAAGCAGGTGCACGCCGAGCTGGCCGAGGACGAGGGGTTCCGGGCGCGGTTCCGCCGCGAGGTGGATGCCTCGCGGCGGGTGGCCGGCGGCTACACCGCGGCGGTGATCGACGCCGATCCCGACGCCGAGATGCCGTGGCTCGCGTCGCAGTTCGTGCCGGGGCCCTCGCTGAGCCAGGCCGTGGACGCCGCCGGGCCGCTGCCCGAGGAGGCGGTGCGCCGGCTGGCCGCCGGGCTTGCGCACGCCCTGGCCGACGTACACCGGGCGGGGCTGATCCACCGGGACCTCAAGCCGTCCAACGTGCTGCTTGCGGAGGACGGCGTACGGGTCATCGACTTCGGCATCGTGCGCGCGGTGGGGGACCAGACCCGGATCACGCATGCGGGCGCGCTCATCGGCTCGCCCGTGTACATGTCGCCCGAGCAGGCCCTGGGGCGGGAACTCACCCCGGCCGCCGACGTGTTCTCGCTCGGAGCGACCCTCGTCATGGCCTGTACGGGGAAGCCGCCGTTCGCCGGGAGCTCGGTGCCGCGGATCCTGCACGAGGTCGTGCACTCCGAACCGGAGCTGGGTGACGTACCGGCCGGGCTGCGCGGGATCATCGCGCACTGCCTGGCCAAGGATCCGGCCGACCGGCCGACCCCCGGCGAGCTGCTGAGCGCGGTCGGCGAGCTGGCGCCCTCGGCGCGGCCGTGGCCGGAGGCGGTGAACACGCTGGTCCACGAGCCGCTCGCCGTGACGGGCGGGCTGGTCGGCGGGACCACGGCTCCCCAGACGTCCTCCCGGTGGCGTCGCCCGTGGCCCCGGCCGCTGATCGTGGTGGTCGCCGTGGCCGGCGTCGTGGCCGCGGTGGGGCTGACCGTGGGGCGGTCGTTCCTCGGGGACACCTACCGCGAATTCATAGCGGATGTCCGGTCGACAGGGCTGGCGCAGAAGCAGGACAAGTACCCGGCGGCGCCCCCGTCCTGTCAACAGGTCGGGGACAAGCTGCGCGTGCCGTCCGGTTTCGGCCAAGTGGCCGGGTTCGGGCCGGTCGAGAAGTACGGCTCGGCCTATGCCCGCTGCACCTGGACCAACCGGACCGGTGACGAGATCGAAGCGGAGTGGAGGTTCTTCTCGACCGGCCAGGGCGAGGGCACCGGGGCCGAGCAGGCGAAGTGGCTCTACGAGCATTCCTACGAACGCGGCCGGACCCGGCGTGACCTCGACCTCGGGTTCGCCGACGAGGGGCTGTGGCAGAAGCCCCAGGGCGACGGGTATCCGAACTGCCGTCTGTACGTACGGGAGGTCAACATGGTGGCCAAGGTCGCGGTGACGGGCCCCCGCTACCCGTCCGGCACTTGTGAGGCTGTCGCGCGGGAGCTCGCCGCCTCGGTCGTGGAGTCGGTGGGGAGCTGA
- a CDS encoding serine/threonine-protein kinase, with the protein MRPLKKSDPAAAGPYRLLAELGRGGMGRVLLGAARDGRLVAVKQVHARLADDDGFRVRFRREVAASRKVSGAFTAAVLDADADADSPWLASVFVTGPSLGAAVERAGALPEETVRRLAAGLAAALVEIHRAGLVHRDLKPDNVLLARDGVRVIDFGIARVARPGEVTELTQAGTVIGSPAFMSPEQAEGGELTPASDVFSLGSVLVLAATGRSPFVAATVALTLYNVVHAEPDLLGLPQGLRALVTRCLAKDPAARPSPAEILGLTGAADGTLWPPAVERMAAAQQEEIEALLRDPDGAARAPGGPDVDPDAPTATAPQAVGPARSGAPRGRRLRPRFLLPAAGVLVAACAGVAYGVRGEEPPTAPADRYLSVPLCAEAAGELPLPQQEMRQVGDHESPVRSSVTCHWVAAFDVVAGEDEPKPHASVSWSLERSGRLAGSGTSRTRLNLGSGRPETGVGAGDGAYWSTPGTAETCALGVSDGNLLVRVALGGPQHPAETCETEAKEVARAALAAVPR; encoded by the coding sequence ATGAGACCGCTCAAGAAGTCGGATCCGGCCGCGGCGGGACCGTACCGGCTGCTCGCCGAGCTCGGCCGGGGCGGCATGGGCCGCGTGCTGCTCGGCGCCGCACGGGACGGGCGGCTCGTCGCCGTCAAGCAGGTGCACGCCCGGCTCGCCGACGACGACGGCTTCCGCGTCCGGTTCCGGCGCGAGGTCGCCGCCTCGCGGAAGGTGTCCGGCGCCTTCACGGCTGCCGTCCTGGATGCCGACGCGGACGCGGACTCACCTTGGCTGGCCTCGGTGTTCGTCACCGGGCCCTCGCTGGGGGCCGCGGTGGAGCGCGCCGGTGCGCTGCCCGAGGAGACCGTACGGAGGCTCGCCGCCGGGCTGGCGGCGGCCCTCGTCGAGATCCACCGGGCGGGGCTGGTGCACCGGGACCTCAAGCCCGACAACGTACTGCTCGCCCGGGACGGGGTGCGGGTGATCGACTTCGGGATCGCGCGGGTGGCCCGGCCCGGTGAGGTCACCGAGCTGACCCAGGCCGGGACGGTGATCGGCTCGCCCGCGTTCATGTCGCCCGAGCAGGCCGAGGGCGGTGAACTGACCCCGGCGAGCGACGTGTTCTCCCTCGGGTCCGTCCTGGTGCTGGCCGCGACGGGGCGCAGTCCCTTCGTGGCGGCGACGGTGGCACTGACCCTGTACAACGTCGTGCACGCCGAACCCGACCTCCTCGGCCTCCCGCAGGGGCTGCGCGCGCTCGTCACCCGGTGCCTGGCCAAGGATCCGGCGGCGCGGCCGTCCCCGGCCGAGATCCTGGGCCTGACCGGCGCGGCCGACGGCACGCTGTGGCCGCCCGCGGTCGAGCGTATGGCCGCCGCCCAGCAGGAGGAGATCGAGGCGCTGCTCCGGGACCCGGACGGCGCGGCTCGTGCGCCCGGAGGCCCGGACGTGGACCCGGACGCGCCGACCGCCACCGCCCCGCAAGCCGTCGGCCCGGCGCGTTCCGGCGCGCCGCGCGGCCGGCGGCTGCGCCCGCGGTTCCTGCTGCCGGCCGCGGGGGTCCTCGTGGCGGCCTGCGCCGGGGTGGCGTACGGGGTGCGCGGGGAGGAACCGCCGACGGCCCCGGCGGACCGGTATCTGAGTGTGCCGCTCTGCGCGGAGGCGGCCGGGGAGCTGCCGCTGCCGCAGCAGGAAATGCGCCAGGTCGGCGACCACGAGTCACCCGTAAGGTCGTCCGTGACCTGTCACTGGGTGGCGGCCTTCGACGTGGTCGCCGGCGAGGACGAGCCGAAGCCGCACGCGTCCGTCAGCTGGTCCCTGGAACGCAGCGGCCGCCTCGCGGGCAGCGGGACCTCGCGGACGCGGCTCAACCTGGGCAGCGGGCGGCCGGAGACCGGTGTCGGGGCGGGGGACGGCGCGTACTGGTCGACTCCGGGGACCGCGGAGACGTGTGCGCTGGGCGTGAGCGACGGCAACCTCCTGGTGCGGGTGGCGCTCGGCGGTCCGCAGCACCCCGCCGAGACCTGCGAGACCGAGGCGAAGGAGGTCGCCCGGGCGGCGCTGGCCGCCGTGCCGCGCTGA